The Methanococcoides methylutens genome segment TTTTAGACATACTGGAAGATTACGGTGTGAAAATATCAAAGGAAGCCATAATCTATGCAAACCATGCCGGAAGAAAAACTGTAAAAGCTGAAGATATAAAGCTGGCATATGACATGCTCACAAAGCCTCGTGATTAATGCCCTATTCCTTTTTTTAATTTAACAGATCGATAGCACCCATTCCTGCAAGGGTCACCAATGTTACTACAATACCTGAGATCATAACACCTGCTGCTATCGCCATCATTGCATGCCTGAACTTAATGCCAAACACAAAAGCAGCTGCACAGCCAGTCCATGCACCTGTAACTGGCAATGGAACTGCCACGAACAGAGTAAGTGCGAGTGTGCCATAACGTTCCATATTCCGAGAATGTTTTTGACGGGTCCTTGTAAAAAGCCAGTTGAAGAAAGAGTCACCTATCCGGAACTTTCTGAGAAAAGAAGACACGGGATCCAAAAAAAGCAAAAGAGGGATCACAGGTAGCATATTTCCCACAATTGCAAGCAAATAGGCATCTATTGGATCAATTCCATAGACCCCGATAGCAATAGGGATCGCACCACGAAGCTCTGAGATCGGCAATGCACTGAGAACTACCGTTGCCAGCCACGAGGGAACACTTGCGAGTGCATCCAGCAATTGCTCTTCGAAAGGCATTACCTTATTACTCCTTTGTCAAAGCAAAATGTGCCAGCAAAGCATCAAGCTGTATTCTTTCGTTGGCACCTTCAGTAAGCCTGAAATCAACTTCTCCGATCATATCCATAAGATCAACCATACGCTGACCGGATACTTCCATATCAAAGATAGCGCGATATATCTGCCCGACGACATCTTCTCCTGAAAGACCTTTTTCCAGCATCAAAACATCAAGTTTTTTGCGTGCCAGTACAAAATTACCGGATAGTGCAGTCTTGAGCAGTTCCATGATCTCTTCCGGATGAGCTGTTGCAGTTATCCTGTATATAGCATCCTTGTGGATCGTCTTATCAAAAAGAGCTGCTGCCTGAAGAGCATTTATTGCTTTTCTCATGTCACCCTGAGCAACATACTTCAATGCATCCATACCATCTTCAGCAATTGAGAGACCTTCCTTTTCTGCAATATGCCTGCACCTTTCAGCTACAGAATCTTCAGTAAGGTGACGGAATCGGTAAACAGCACATCTTGACTGGATAGGTTCGATTATCTTTGAAGAATAATTGCAGGACAGGATAAAACGACAGTTACTGGTATAGCGCTCCATCGTACGACGCAGTGCAGACTGTGCATCAGATGTTAAAGCATCTGCTTCATCAAGGAAAATGATCTTGAAGTCGGCACCACCAATCGGAGAGGTCTTCGCGAAGTTCTTTATCTTCGTCCTTACGACATCGATACCGCGCTCATCTGAAGCATTGAGTTCCGTGAAGTTCTCACGCCAGCCATCTCCGAACAGTTCCCTTGCAATGGACACAGCCGTTGCGGTCTTTCCAACCCCGGGAGGACCTGAGAACAACAGGTGAGGAAGATTACCGCTCTTTACATATGATATCAGCCTTTCCGTAGTTTCCTTTTGACCCACAATGTCTTCAAGCTTAAAAGGCCTGTATTTCTCGATCCATATCTCTTCTTTTATTTCGAACCCTCCAGTCATAACTGATAATCTATGATATCGATGCAGGAAGAATAAGGTTGATGTTACTTTTTAATCTTTCGTGACGTGACAGGAAAAAGAAAATAGAATATAAGGACCATGCTTCCCGAATACATGACCCTTAACGATGAGAACGGAATGAACCGTACTCACTTATATACATAGTTGTAAGC includes the following:
- a CDS encoding histone family protein, with the translated sequence MPILPLASVERLIRSADSERVSESAASALLDILEDYGVKISKEAIIYANHAGRKTVKAEDIKLAYDMLTKPRD
- a CDS encoding COG2426 family protein: MPFEEQLLDALASVPSWLATVVLSALPISELRGAIPIAIGVYGIDPIDAYLLAIVGNMLPVIPLLLFLDPVSSFLRKFRIGDSFFNWLFTRTRQKHSRNMERYGTLALTLFVAVPLPVTGAWTGCAAAFVFGIKFRHAMMAIAAGVMISGIVVTLVTLAGMGAIDLLN
- a CDS encoding replication factor C small subunit, whose amino-acid sequence is MTGGFEIKEEIWIEKYRPFKLEDIVGQKETTERLISYVKSGNLPHLLFSGPPGVGKTATAVSIARELFGDGWRENFTELNASDERGIDVVRTKIKNFAKTSPIGGADFKIIFLDEADALTSDAQSALRRTMERYTSNCRFILSCNYSSKIIEPIQSRCAVYRFRHLTEDSVAERCRHIAEKEGLSIAEDGMDALKYVAQGDMRKAINALQAAALFDKTIHKDAIYRITATAHPEEIMELLKTALSGNFVLARKKLDVLMLEKGLSGEDVVGQIYRAIFDMEVSGQRMVDLMDMIGEVDFRLTEGANERIQLDALLAHFALTKE